A window of Methanolobus sediminis contains these coding sequences:
- a CDS encoding DUF4255 domain-containing protein has protein sequence MGDYTSIAEVGETLIDLLRDNLDSRVRDSIVLISPGEIETGDNIRLSLFLYQITENTYLKNQEMQANDPFDPTRLRLPPLNLDLYYVLTSYPSNTIQDKTERAKEEHSLLGRAIQILNDNSILKGSALRGSLAECNEELHLNIAPISLDDITRIWSTFQNKPYRPSVCYLVTPVKVESTRQKEDKRVTERKLEKSLIR, from the coding sequence ATGGGCGATTATACATCAATAGCAGAAGTGGGAGAAACACTAATCGATCTTTTAAGAGACAATTTAGATTCACGTGTTCGTGACTCAATAGTTCTGATATCTCCTGGAGAGATCGAAACAGGTGACAACATACGATTATCTCTTTTCCTCTATCAGATTACTGAAAATACATATTTGAAAAATCAGGAGATGCAAGCAAATGATCCATTTGATCCCACTAGACTTAGGTTGCCACCCCTGAACCTTGATCTGTATTATGTGCTAACATCCTACCCGTCAAATACCATTCAGGACAAGACTGAAAGAGCAAAAGAAGAACACAGCTTGCTGGGCAGAGCCATACAAATCTTAAACGATAATTCCATCCTGAAAGGTTCGGCTTTGAGGGGAAGTCTGGCCGAATGTAATGAGGAGTTGCATTTAAATATAGCTCCTATTAGCCTGGATGATATTACCAGGATATGGAGCACGTTTCAGAATAAACCTTACAGGCCTTCAGTTTGTTATCTGGTGACTCCGGTGAAGGTAGAATCTACTCGGCAGAAAGAAGATAAACGGGTCACTGAAAGAAAACTGGAAAAATCTCTAATCAGGTAA
- a CDS encoding YggS family pyridoxal phosphate-dependent enzyme has product MSVTENITLILNELGNTKLICVTKTVDPDRINEAIKAGATIIGENRVQEFEEKADRLLSCEKHMIGHLQSNKVKKAVEYFDVIQSVDSLKVAQEIDNRAEDFNKIQEIYLQINIGSEPQKSGFDLDDIRQEIDKIALFKNVRVTGMMCIPPYVSPEQARPYFRKMKALFDELKAETHGKYSNIDLKELSMGMSGDYRVAIEEGATTVRIGSAIFGERNY; this is encoded by the coding sequence ATGTCAGTCACTGAAAACATAACTTTGATCCTGAATGAGCTTGGAAACACAAAACTCATCTGTGTTACAAAAACCGTTGACCCTGATAGAATAAATGAAGCAATTAAAGCAGGTGCAACTATAATCGGAGAGAACAGGGTTCAGGAGTTCGAGGAAAAAGCTGACAGACTTCTTTCATGTGAAAAACACATGATAGGACATTTGCAGTCTAATAAAGTAAAAAAGGCTGTTGAGTATTTTGATGTGATTCAGTCAGTAGATTCTCTGAAAGTGGCTCAGGAAATAGATAATAGAGCAGAGGATTTCAACAAGATCCAGGAAATCTATCTTCAGATTAACATTGGCAGTGAGCCACAAAAGTCTGGTTTTGACCTTGATGATATCAGGCAGGAAATTGATAAAATCGCATTATTCAAGAATGTCAGGGTTACAGGAATGATGTGTATTCCACCTTATGTTTCTCCAGAGCAGGCACGTCCGTATTTCAGGAAAATGAAGGCACTTTTTGATGAATTAAAAGCAGAAACACATGGAAAATATAGCAATATTGATCTAAAAGAACTTTCCATGGGAATGTCTGGTGATTACAGGGTTGCCATTGAAGAAGGTGCTACCACGGTTCGCATTGGTTCAGCTATTTTTGGTGAGCGGAATTATTGA
- a CDS encoding pentapeptide repeat-containing protein has protein sequence MEYNNEEFEEQTFKDIDLADESFKNTRFIDCVFDNCKLSNVDLNNSRLQDVKFTNCKIVGLDFSKCNGFIFSIGFDNCYLSYCIFSDMDLENTDFTNCQVFDCDFVNTSLKNTNFEGSDLTNSLFRNTNMSHTSFRNARNYSIDPNNNFLKKTKFSVPEVISLLNVYDIEIE, from the coding sequence ATGGAATACAATAATGAAGAATTTGAAGAACAAACTTTCAAAGATATTGATCTTGCAGATGAATCATTCAAGAACACTAGATTTATTGATTGCGTTTTTGATAACTGTAAATTATCAAATGTTGATTTGAATAATAGCAGATTACAGGATGTGAAATTTACTAACTGTAAAATTGTAGGTCTGGATTTTTCAAAATGCAATGGCTTCATATTCAGCATCGGTTTTGATAATTGTTACCTTTCCTATTGCATCTTTTCAGACATGGACCTTGAAAATACAGACTTTACAAACTGTCAGGTCTTTGATTGTGATTTTGTAAATACGAGTCTTAAAAATACAAATTTTGAAGGTTCTGATCTTACAAATAGTCTTTTCAGGAATACGAATATGAGCCATACATCATTCAGGAATGCAAGAAATTATTCTATAGACCCTAACAACAATTTCCTCAAAAAAACAAAGTTCTCTGTTCCTGAGGTTATTTCTCTTCTAAACGTGTATGATATTGAGATAGAATAA
- a CDS encoding ATP-binding protein → MNTELIISLINNAALLLAIGVLYEVFFYNITMKACSKSVTVGIIIGLIGIALMLNPWELSPGIFFDTRTILLSTVALFFGFIPAVVGALIIISYRLYVGGVGMVAGVATTVSSVILGLLWRKYHERLQNLFGMFDLYVLGILVHIVMLMCMLLLPWPFAFEVLSRISFPVMLIYPIGTVLLGNLLKNQISRKRIQDALKENEAQLQNFIDNVPVGIYRTNYEGKMLQTNPEMAHILGMNSPKEAINYFRNMDERYISPNRRKELITILKKQGYVNNFECELLRADGKHIWLLIHARTSGDIKGDKFTIDGFAVDITEHKETEIALVKAKILAEESNRTKSEFLANMSHELRTPLNSVLGFSHILMDKTFGDLNDKQMKYVDHILKSGTHLLEVINDILDISKIESGNMNYEPEYINLQQVINEVVLTMEPMIKSKFIDFKFDMESENLEVYADKTKFKQIIFNLLSNAVKFTPNNGKVWVTTKIVNNNISVSISDTGIGISPKEQELIFKPFKQVDSFYNRSYEGTGLGLAIVKHYVGMHSGEMQVESEVGKGSTFTFTMPIDSI, encoded by the coding sequence ATGAATACTGAATTGATAATATCCCTCATAAATAATGCAGCTTTGCTTCTTGCTATAGGTGTCCTATACGAAGTTTTTTTCTACAATATAACTATGAAAGCATGCTCGAAAAGTGTAACTGTAGGGATTATCATTGGTCTAATAGGCATTGCCTTGATGTTGAATCCATGGGAACTTTCACCAGGAATATTCTTCGATACCCGTACTATTCTTTTAAGCACAGTCGCCCTCTTCTTTGGATTTATTCCTGCAGTCGTTGGAGCACTCATCATCATTTCTTACCGCCTTTATGTAGGTGGTGTTGGAATGGTTGCTGGTGTTGCTACAACGGTAAGTTCTGTTATATTGGGTCTGCTGTGGAGAAAATACCATGAAAGGCTCCAAAATCTCTTCGGTATGTTTGATCTATACGTTTTGGGAATACTGGTTCATATTGTCATGCTTATGTGTATGCTTCTGCTGCCTTGGCCCTTCGCCTTCGAAGTTCTAAGTCGTATCAGTTTTCCAGTAATGTTGATTTATCCTATTGGAACCGTGTTACTTGGAAACCTTCTAAAAAACCAAATATCCCGTAAAAGAATTCAAGATGCTCTTAAAGAGAATGAGGCACAGCTTCAAAACTTCATAGATAATGTCCCGGTGGGAATTTACCGCACAAATTATGAAGGAAAAATGCTTCAGACAAATCCTGAAATGGCTCATATTTTAGGTATGAATAGCCCAAAGGAAGCAATTAATTACTTCAGGAATATGGATGAACGATATATTAGTCCCAATCGTCGTAAAGAACTAATAACCATCCTTAAAAAACAGGGGTATGTTAATAATTTTGAATGTGAGCTTTTACGTGCAGATGGCAAGCATATATGGTTGTTAATTCATGCGAGAACTAGCGGTGATATAAAAGGAGACAAATTCACAATCGATGGTTTCGCTGTTGATATCACTGAACACAAGGAGACTGAAATAGCTCTGGTTAAAGCCAAAATCCTTGCTGAAGAATCAAACCGTACTAAATCGGAATTTTTAGCAAATATGAGCCATGAGTTACGCACACCGCTTAATTCAGTCCTTGGGTTTTCTCATATTTTGATGGATAAGACTTTTGGTGACTTGAATGATAAACAGATGAAATATGTTGATCACATTCTAAAGAGTGGAACCCATCTGCTGGAAGTAATCAATGATATACTCGACATTTCTAAAATTGAATCAGGTAACATGAACTATGAACCTGAATATATAAACCTACAACAAGTGATTAATGAAGTTGTCTTGACAATGGAGCCTATGATAAAATCGAAATTTATTGATTTTAAATTCGATATGGAATCGGAAAATCTTGAAGTATATGCTGACAAGACAAAATTTAAACAAATTATATTCAATCTTCTCAGTAACGCAGTTAAATTCACACCCAATAATGGAAAAGTATGGGTCACTACAAAAATTGTGAATAACAATATCTCAGTATCCATATCTGATACTGGCATTGGTATTTCTCCAAAGGAACAAGAACTCATATTTAAGCCTTTTAAGCAAGTAGATTCATTTTATAATCGTTCTTATGAAGGCACTGGATTGGGACTTGCGATCGTTAAACATTATGTAGGGATGCATTCCGGAGAAATGCAGGTTGAAAGTGAAGTTGGGAAGGGAAGTACCTTCACTTTTACCATGCCTATAGATTCCATTTAA
- a CDS encoding PGF-CTERM sorting domain-containing protein: MKYKFILGLVLLTSLLVFSVITVTARPDYMAAFMKQYDVTGTRLATCDMCHINPNGGGPRDSYGLAYAGNGKNFSAIEELDSDGDGFTNIEEISALTFPGDSDDYPVIAELYETGTINPDNASVNITNKTDTIVNSGISTEVGSESNIKTTATEVQSPGFGAMLAVFGIITAFYAKR, encoded by the coding sequence ATGAAATACAAATTCATTCTGGGATTAGTTTTACTAACAAGCCTACTGGTTTTTTCTGTGATAACTGTTACTGCAAGACCTGATTACATGGCGGCATTCATGAAGCAATATGATGTAACTGGCACAAGACTTGCAACATGTGACATGTGTCATATAAATCCTAATGGCGGAGGTCCCCGGGATAGCTATGGCCTGGCTTATGCTGGAAACGGAAAAAACTTTAGTGCAATAGAAGAGCTTGATTCAGATGGGGATGGGTTCACAAATATTGAAGAAATAAGTGCACTGACATTTCCAGGCGATTCAGACGACTATCCAGTAATAGCAGAACTTTATGAAACAGGAACTATCAATCCTGACAACGCATCTGTTAATATTACAAATAAAACAGACACAATTGTTAATAGTGGAATTTCAACAGAAGTTGGCAGCGAATCAAATATAAAAACAACAGCAACAGAAGTGCAATCTCCGGGCTTTGGAGCAATGCTTGCGGTTTTTGGAATAATAACAGCTTTCTATGCAAAAAGGTAA
- a CDS encoding CDGSH iron-sulfur domain-containing protein, producing the protein MALCRCGKSKNKPFCDGTNIEQSLKTGSTESCFLSGNFL; encoded by the coding sequence ATGGCACTTTGCAGATGTGGTAAATCTAAAAATAAACCTTTTTGCGACGGGACAAATATTGAACAGAGTTTAAAGACAGGATCAACTGAATCCTGCTTTTTGTCTGGAAATTTCCTTTGA
- a CDS encoding metal-binding protein, with protein sequence MKRIPDGKTHDAINAAVLTVVLAGFYYAFREGIGPVITYLDGYTIVAFSVAYIFATFFLSPDLDINSKPYKRWGFLRIIWWPYKELFKHRGLSHHPVIGPLSIVSNLLVIVAAVFLIMGINYEVIPSNLMISTIAGMVLSIEVHIISDNVVSKFKGAF encoded by the coding sequence ATGAAACGTATTCCAGACGGAAAAACACACGATGCTATAAATGCAGCAGTGCTGACAGTAGTACTGGCTGGTTTTTACTATGCGTTCAGGGAAGGAATTGGTCCTGTCATTACTTATCTGGATGGTTATACAATAGTAGCCTTTTCAGTAGCCTATATATTTGCCACATTCTTCCTTAGTCCTGATCTTGACATAAACAGTAAACCCTACAAAAGATGGGGATTTCTCAGGATAATCTGGTGGCCCTACAAAGAATTATTCAAACACCGAGGCCTGTCGCATCATCCTGTTATCGGGCCTTTGTCCATTGTATCAAACCTGCTGGTGATAGTTGCTGCAGTTTTTCTCATAATGGGAATCAATTATGAGGTAATACCTTCTAATCTGATGATATCAACTATTGCAGGAATGGTACTTTCAATAGAGGTGCACATTATTTCTGATAATGTGGTCTCAAAATTCAAGGGTGCTTTCTGA
- a CDS encoding META domain-containing protein, with translation MRLTDKVTKTLLILAMITMAILVSACMEKDLSRENDADKLVTNTGNISNVTWEWTGTIEVDAKTPLVVPDSKKYTIKFMEDGTYYIVADCNTGSGTYVLDNGNMTLNPGPMTLMACGEGSVTNKYLAYLGNVDSVVLEGEQLKLYLKDSDDRMLFSLQY, from the coding sequence TTGAGGCTGACAGACAAAGTGACAAAAACATTACTGATTCTGGCCATGATCACAATGGCAATTTTAGTTTCTGCCTGTATGGAAAAAGATCTGAGCAGGGAAAATGATGCAGATAAGTTGGTAACTAATACAGGAAACATTTCTAATGTAACGTGGGAGTGGACCGGTACAATTGAAGTAGATGCAAAAACACCGTTAGTTGTTCCTGATTCAAAGAAGTACACTATCAAATTCATGGAAGATGGCACATATTACATTGTTGCGGACTGCAATACTGGAAGTGGAACCTATGTACTTGATAACGGCAATATGACGTTAAATCCCGGACCAATGACACTTATGGCATGTGGGGAAGGTTCTGTTACCAACAAGTATCTTGCATATCTTGGAAATGTGGATTCTGTGGTACTTGAGGGAGAGCAATTAAAACTATACCTGAAAGACAGTGATGACAGAATGCTCTTTTCACTGCAGTATTGA